The genomic window ACAGCGATCGCTGGCTCTGGAGACCCTGGCTCGATTCTACCGGGAGGTCGCCCGGGCCGGACTCGGATTCGGAGGCCGGCCGGAGGCTCCCTCGAAGCAGTGGCAGGCTGCAAGGGCACGTGCCGAACAGGTCGCTCCGCACGAGGCGGCAAGCCGGGTCGCGCTGATCGCGCAGCTGGGCGAGGACCTGGATCGAAACGCCAACGCCCTGATGGCGCTGGAATCCATGCTCATGGAGCTCCGCCACGCCGGACGCGCATTGGCCCGGCGCCGGATCGACGAGTAGCGGGCTCGACGTGCCGATCGAACCCTACGTCCATGCGCTCATCGCCCTTGTGGCGGTGTCGGATCCGCTCAGCAAGGTGCGGCTCTTCGAGGGCATCGTGGGGGAGTCCCCAAAGGCTCAGCGGATTCGAGCCTGCAACGCCGTAGCAGCGGGCATCCTGCTCGTGCTGAGCTTCGCGGCGCTCCTGGGGGTGCTGCTCGGCCGGCTCTTTGCGGGCGACTGGGCGGGAACCATAACCGGACTGGGCGGCTTGATCATGTCCATGGTCGGTATTCGCATGCTGGGCATGCGCTACACGCTCCCGGCCTCCGGAACACTGGGCCCCAACCACCTGATGGTGCCGTTCTGTTTCCCGCTGTTCGTGGGCCCAGCGGCCATGATTACGTCCGCCACGCTGGCAGCCTCGCTCGGTACGCAAGGGCTCGAAGTCCTGGGGGCCGCGCTGCTATCGTTCGCCGCCGCCGCCTGGCTCATGCTCTATCGGGGGCCACTACTAGCCGAGCACGCCACGCCCAATCTCACCCGATCGATCACGCGCATCGCAGGCATGACGCTCGCGGTATTGGGATTCGTACTTGGTATGTCCGGCATCCGCACCCTGCCCCTCGAGCGCTACGGGCGCGACCGGCCGGCGGCTGAGCAGCTGCCCGACCTACCTGAGCCCCCCTGACATTGCTGCTCGCGAGCGCCCGCTCCAGCGCGCTTGATCCAGGACCATCCGACCCGGCGCCGTCCGACCCAGCCGATCCGGGACCGTTCGACCCAGCCGATCCAGGCAGCCGTGTTTGATCCCATATCGGATGTGCCGCGCCCGCAGCTGCTGCTACAACCTCCCCCGTGGGCGATCCTCTGCAGTACTGGCTGATGAAGAGCGAGCCGAGCGTGTATTCGATCGACGACCTGCAACGCGACGGTACCGCCGAATGGGAGGGAGTACGCAACTTCCAGGCGCGCAACCACATGCGCGCAATGCGCGTCGGCGACCTGGCGTTCTTCTACCACTCCAATGCCACGCCCCCTGGTATCGCGGGGCTCATGCGGATCTGTCGCGAAGCCTATCCGGACGACACCCAATTCGACAGGCGCAGCAAGTACTTCGATCGACGCTCACGATCGTCCAAACCCGCTTGGGATCGCGTGGACGTAGCCTTTGCGGCGCGTTTCGACGTGCTGCTGCCGCTGCACCTGCTTCGAGACGATCCCGCACTACAAGGCATGCTGGTCCTGAAGCGAGGCATGCGCCTTTCGGTGCAGCCCGTGAGCGAGCCACATTTCAGGCACATTCTCGAGCTGGCAGGAACCAGACCAGCCCAAGTGCAGTGAACGGTTATCAGTACGCGCAGCACCCCCGGCTCTGGTATTCTTGAGCTCCATGGCCTTTTGGTTGCGGTTCTGGGGCGTGCGGGGCAGCATTGCCTGTCCCTCGCCGCGGCACATGGCCTTTGGGGGTAACACGAGCTGTGTGGAAGTCCGTGCCGGCGATGAGCTTCTGGTCCTGGACGCGGGCACCGGCATTCGTGAGCTGGGGCGCAGCTTCTTGCGCCAGGACGTGAGACGTGCTCGCCTGCTCCTAAGTCACACCCACTGGGACCA from Pseudomonadota bacterium includes these protein-coding regions:
- a CDS encoding EVE domain-containing protein; protein product: MKSEPSVYSIDDLQRDGTAEWEGVRNFQARNHMRAMRVGDLAFFYHSNATPPGIAGLMRICREAYPDDTQFDRRSKYFDRRSRSSKPAWDRVDVAFAARFDVLLPLHLLRDDPALQGMLVLKRGMRLSVQPVSEPHFRHILELAGTRPAQVQ